A portion of the Osmerus mordax isolate fOsmMor3 chromosome 22, fOsmMor3.pri, whole genome shotgun sequence genome contains these proteins:
- the cars2 gene encoding cysteine--tRNA ligase, mitochondrial isoform X3, protein MKMWPARTLKPLLWKVKGAYCLSTVSLTPPPTSTLAYRCNASCAGIRKSWTKPTGFDTGLTTYNSLTKQKEPLVLAQEGIATWYSCGPTVYDHAHLGHACSYVRFDILQRILSKVFGITVIHAMVITDIDDKIIRRSLEENISPTVLARIYEEDFKNDMLALKVTPPAVYLRVTENVPQIVAYIEQIIQNGHAYSTKQGNVYFDIQSIRDRYGKLTGSGDAATEPGESEKRDARDFALWKSSKPQEPFWTSPWGNGRPGWHIECSTVASSVFGNQLDIHSGGIDLAFPHHENEIAQCEAYHQCDQWGNYFLHSGHLHLKGSTEKMSKSLKNYITIKDFLQFYSANEFRMFCLLTKYRSAIDYSDASMIEARSSLATIATFTHDAQAYMRGQLQCQAVQEGSLYERLEETKASVRKALADDFDTPRAIGAIMNLVYHGNRHLQPITKPVGSPRSPAVFGAMLSYIREVFEVLGVDLLNRKESQIEDSSGTLQNVVEQLARFRSEVRAFALAPVESAPGEPVPARPRPRPDRLPLLQACDVLRKDLAPLGVLIKDRGTNSTWEITQTRSADQDK, encoded by the exons ATGAAGATGTGGCCTGCAAGAACTTTAAAGCCATTATTGTGGAAAGTAAAAGGCGCGTATTGTTTATCAACTGTCTCCCTCACCCCGCCACCAACAAGCACATTAGCCTACAGATGTAATGCATCCTGTGCAGGAATAAGAAAGTCATGGACAAAACCCACTGGATTCGACACCGGCTTGACGACCTACAACAGTCTAACCAAACAGAAAGAGCCACTTGTCCTGGCACAGGAAGGAATTGCTACTTG GTATAGTTGTGGACCCACAGTCTATGATCACGCACATCTGGGTCATGCATG CTCGTATGTAAGATTTGACATATTGCAGAGGATCCTATCCAAGGTCTTTGGAATCACTGTCATCCATGCAATGGTCATCACTGACATTGATGATAAAATCATAAGAAGGAGTTTGGAG GAGAACATATCCCCAACGGTCCTGGCCAGAATATATGAGGAGGACTTTAAAAATGACATGTTAGCTTTGAag GTGACCCCTCCTGCAGTGTACTTGAGGGTGACTGAAAATGTACCTCAGATTGTGGCTTACATTGAACAAATCATCCAAAATGGACATGCATATTCCACAAAACAGG GTAATGTGTATTTTGACATCCAGTCCATCAGAGATCGCTATGGCAAGCTTACCGGTTCTGGAGATGCTGCTACAGAGCCTG gAGAATCAGAGAAACGTGACGCTCGGGACTTTGCGCTGTGGAAGAGCTCTAAGCCTCAGGAACCGTTCTGGACGTCTCCCTGGGGCAACGGAAGACCAGGCTGGCATATCGAATGCTCCACTGTTGCCAG CTCTGTGTTCGGGAATCAGCTGGATATCCATTCTGGGGGCATTGACCTGGCGTTCCCTCACCACGAGAATGAGATTGCTCAGTGTGAGGCCTACCACCAGTGTGACCAGTGGGGGAATTACTTCCTACATTCAG gacatttacatttgaaaGGCAGCACGGAGAAAATGTCCAAGTCCCTAAAGAATTACATCACTATTAAG GATTTCCTGCAATTCTACTCTGCAAATGAGTTCCGTATGTTCTGTCTGCTGACTAAATACAGATCAG CTATCGACTACAGCGATGCCAGCATGATTGAAGCCAGAAGTTCCCTGGCAACCATCGCCACTTTTACCCACGATGCCCAGGCCTACATGAGGGGGCAGCTGCAGTGCCAAGCCGTACAAGAGGGATCACTATATGAGAG GCTAGAGGAAACCAAAGCAAGTGTTCGGAAGGCATTGGCTGATGACTTTGATACACCGAGAGCAATTGGTGCCATTATGAACCTGGTGTACCATGGCAACCGGCACTTGCAACCCATCACTAAG CCTGTTGGTTCACCGAGGAGTCCAGCGGTGTTTGGGGCAATGCTGTCCTACATCAGGGAAGTCTTCGAAGTGCTGGGGGTTGACCTGCTGAATAGAAAG GAGAGCCAAATTGAAGACTCTTCCGGAACCCTCCAGAATGTAGTGGAGCAGCTGGCTCGTTTCCGTAGTGAGGTCAGGGCCTTTGCCCTGGCTCCCGTGGAATCAGCCCCTGGAGAACCGGTCCCAGCCAGGCCGAGACCGCGCCCAGACAGACTGCCTCTCCTTCAAGCCTGTGATGTGCTGCGAAAAGACCTTGCACCCTTAGGGGTGCtcataaag GACAGAGGGACCAACTCCACATGGGAGATAACTCAAACGAGATCTGCGGATCAAGACAAGTAG
- the cars2 gene encoding cysteine--tRNA ligase, mitochondrial isoform X1 produces the protein MKMWPARTLKPLLWKVKGAYCLSTVSLTPPPTSTLAYRCNASCAGIRKSWTKPTGFDTGLTTYNSLTKQKEPLVLAQEGIATWYSCGPTVYDHAHLGHACSYVRFDILQRILSKVFGITVIHAMVITDIDDKIIRRSLEENISPTVLARIYEEDFKNDMLALKVTPPAVYLRVTENVPQIVAYIEQIIQNGHAYSTKQGNVYFDIQSIRDRYGKLTGSGDAATEPGESEKRDARDFALWKSSKPQEPFWTSPWGNGRPGWHIECSTVARSEHWLYSLVPLVLFIDGFVLICVRLYKTIHFMSFILMLFSSVFGNQLDIHSGGIDLAFPHHENEIAQCEAYHQCDQWGNYFLHSGHLHLKGSTEKMSKSLKNYITIKDFLQFYSANEFRMFCLLTKYRSAIDYSDASMIEARSSLATIATFTHDAQAYMRGQLQCQAVQEGSLYERLEETKASVRKALADDFDTPRAIGAIMNLVYHGNRHLQPITKPVGSPRSPAVFGAMLSYIREVFEVLGVDLLNRKESQIEDSSGTLQNVVEQLARFRSEVRAFALAPVESAPGEPVPARPRPRPDRLPLLQACDVLRKDLAPLGVLIKDRGTNSTWEITQTRSADQDK, from the exons ATGAAGATGTGGCCTGCAAGAACTTTAAAGCCATTATTGTGGAAAGTAAAAGGCGCGTATTGTTTATCAACTGTCTCCCTCACCCCGCCACCAACAAGCACATTAGCCTACAGATGTAATGCATCCTGTGCAGGAATAAGAAAGTCATGGACAAAACCCACTGGATTCGACACCGGCTTGACGACCTACAACAGTCTAACCAAACAGAAAGAGCCACTTGTCCTGGCACAGGAAGGAATTGCTACTTG GTATAGTTGTGGACCCACAGTCTATGATCACGCACATCTGGGTCATGCATG CTCGTATGTAAGATTTGACATATTGCAGAGGATCCTATCCAAGGTCTTTGGAATCACTGTCATCCATGCAATGGTCATCACTGACATTGATGATAAAATCATAAGAAGGAGTTTGGAG GAGAACATATCCCCAACGGTCCTGGCCAGAATATATGAGGAGGACTTTAAAAATGACATGTTAGCTTTGAag GTGACCCCTCCTGCAGTGTACTTGAGGGTGACTGAAAATGTACCTCAGATTGTGGCTTACATTGAACAAATCATCCAAAATGGACATGCATATTCCACAAAACAGG GTAATGTGTATTTTGACATCCAGTCCATCAGAGATCGCTATGGCAAGCTTACCGGTTCTGGAGATGCTGCTACAGAGCCTG gAGAATCAGAGAAACGTGACGCTCGGGACTTTGCGCTGTGGAAGAGCTCTAAGCCTCAGGAACCGTTCTGGACGTCTCCCTGGGGCAACGGAAGACCAGGCTGGCATATCGAATGCTCCACTGTTGCCAGGTCTGAACACTGGTTGTACAGTTTGGTCCCCCTGGTTTTGTTTATTGATGGTTTTGTGCTTATATGCGTTAGACTGTacaaaacaatacatttcaTGAGTTTTATTTTGATGCTTTTCAGCTCTGTGTTCGGGAATCAGCTGGATATCCATTCTGGGGGCATTGACCTGGCGTTCCCTCACCACGAGAATGAGATTGCTCAGTGTGAGGCCTACCACCAGTGTGACCAGTGGGGGAATTACTTCCTACATTCAG gacatttacatttgaaaGGCAGCACGGAGAAAATGTCCAAGTCCCTAAAGAATTACATCACTATTAAG GATTTCCTGCAATTCTACTCTGCAAATGAGTTCCGTATGTTCTGTCTGCTGACTAAATACAGATCAG CTATCGACTACAGCGATGCCAGCATGATTGAAGCCAGAAGTTCCCTGGCAACCATCGCCACTTTTACCCACGATGCCCAGGCCTACATGAGGGGGCAGCTGCAGTGCCAAGCCGTACAAGAGGGATCACTATATGAGAG GCTAGAGGAAACCAAAGCAAGTGTTCGGAAGGCATTGGCTGATGACTTTGATACACCGAGAGCAATTGGTGCCATTATGAACCTGGTGTACCATGGCAACCGGCACTTGCAACCCATCACTAAG CCTGTTGGTTCACCGAGGAGTCCAGCGGTGTTTGGGGCAATGCTGTCCTACATCAGGGAAGTCTTCGAAGTGCTGGGGGTTGACCTGCTGAATAGAAAG GAGAGCCAAATTGAAGACTCTTCCGGAACCCTCCAGAATGTAGTGGAGCAGCTGGCTCGTTTCCGTAGTGAGGTCAGGGCCTTTGCCCTGGCTCCCGTGGAATCAGCCCCTGGAGAACCGGTCCCAGCCAGGCCGAGACCGCGCCCAGACAGACTGCCTCTCCTTCAAGCCTGTGATGTGCTGCGAAAAGACCTTGCACCCTTAGGGGTGCtcataaag GACAGAGGGACCAACTCCACATGGGAGATAACTCAAACGAGATCTGCGGATCAAGACAAGTAG
- the cars2 gene encoding cysteine--tRNA ligase, mitochondrial isoform X2, translating to MKMWPARTLKPLLWKVKGAYCLSTVSLTPPPTSTLAYRCNASCAGIRKSWTKPTGFDTGLTTYNSLTKQKEPLVLAQEGIATWYSCGPTVYDHAHLGHACSYVRFDILQRILSKVFGITVIHAMVITDIDDKIIRRSLEENISPTVLARIYEEDFKNDMLALKVTPPAVYLRVTENVPQIVAYIEQIIQNGHAYSTKQGNVYFDIQSIRDRYGKLTGSGDAATEPGESEKRDARDFALWKSSKPQEPFWTSPWGNGRPGWHIECSTVARSEHWLYSLVPLVLFIDGFVLICVRLYKTIHFMSFILMLFSSVFGNQLDIHSGGIDLAFPHHENEIAQCEAYHQCDQWGNYFLHSGHLHLKGSTEKMSKSLKNYITIKDFLQFYSANEFRMFCLLTKYRSAIDYSDASMIEARSSLATIATFTHDAQAYMRGQLQCQAVQEGSLYERLEETKASVRKALADDFDTPRAIGAIMNLVYHGNRHLQPITKPVGSPRSPAVFGAMLSYIREVFEVLGVDLLNRKESQIEDSSGTLQNVVEQLARFRSEVRAFALAPVESAPGEPVPARPRPRPDRLPLLQACDVLRKDLAPLGVLIKTDLVLNVFRTEGPTPHGR from the exons ATGAAGATGTGGCCTGCAAGAACTTTAAAGCCATTATTGTGGAAAGTAAAAGGCGCGTATTGTTTATCAACTGTCTCCCTCACCCCGCCACCAACAAGCACATTAGCCTACAGATGTAATGCATCCTGTGCAGGAATAAGAAAGTCATGGACAAAACCCACTGGATTCGACACCGGCTTGACGACCTACAACAGTCTAACCAAACAGAAAGAGCCACTTGTCCTGGCACAGGAAGGAATTGCTACTTG GTATAGTTGTGGACCCACAGTCTATGATCACGCACATCTGGGTCATGCATG CTCGTATGTAAGATTTGACATATTGCAGAGGATCCTATCCAAGGTCTTTGGAATCACTGTCATCCATGCAATGGTCATCACTGACATTGATGATAAAATCATAAGAAGGAGTTTGGAG GAGAACATATCCCCAACGGTCCTGGCCAGAATATATGAGGAGGACTTTAAAAATGACATGTTAGCTTTGAag GTGACCCCTCCTGCAGTGTACTTGAGGGTGACTGAAAATGTACCTCAGATTGTGGCTTACATTGAACAAATCATCCAAAATGGACATGCATATTCCACAAAACAGG GTAATGTGTATTTTGACATCCAGTCCATCAGAGATCGCTATGGCAAGCTTACCGGTTCTGGAGATGCTGCTACAGAGCCTG gAGAATCAGAGAAACGTGACGCTCGGGACTTTGCGCTGTGGAAGAGCTCTAAGCCTCAGGAACCGTTCTGGACGTCTCCCTGGGGCAACGGAAGACCAGGCTGGCATATCGAATGCTCCACTGTTGCCAGGTCTGAACACTGGTTGTACAGTTTGGTCCCCCTGGTTTTGTTTATTGATGGTTTTGTGCTTATATGCGTTAGACTGTacaaaacaatacatttcaTGAGTTTTATTTTGATGCTTTTCAGCTCTGTGTTCGGGAATCAGCTGGATATCCATTCTGGGGGCATTGACCTGGCGTTCCCTCACCACGAGAATGAGATTGCTCAGTGTGAGGCCTACCACCAGTGTGACCAGTGGGGGAATTACTTCCTACATTCAG gacatttacatttgaaaGGCAGCACGGAGAAAATGTCCAAGTCCCTAAAGAATTACATCACTATTAAG GATTTCCTGCAATTCTACTCTGCAAATGAGTTCCGTATGTTCTGTCTGCTGACTAAATACAGATCAG CTATCGACTACAGCGATGCCAGCATGATTGAAGCCAGAAGTTCCCTGGCAACCATCGCCACTTTTACCCACGATGCCCAGGCCTACATGAGGGGGCAGCTGCAGTGCCAAGCCGTACAAGAGGGATCACTATATGAGAG GCTAGAGGAAACCAAAGCAAGTGTTCGGAAGGCATTGGCTGATGACTTTGATACACCGAGAGCAATTGGTGCCATTATGAACCTGGTGTACCATGGCAACCGGCACTTGCAACCCATCACTAAG CCTGTTGGTTCACCGAGGAGTCCAGCGGTGTTTGGGGCAATGCTGTCCTACATCAGGGAAGTCTTCGAAGTGCTGGGGGTTGACCTGCTGAATAGAAAG GAGAGCCAAATTGAAGACTCTTCCGGAACCCTCCAGAATGTAGTGGAGCAGCTGGCTCGTTTCCGTAGTGAGGTCAGGGCCTTTGCCCTGGCTCCCGTGGAATCAGCCCCTGGAGAACCGGTCCCAGCCAGGCCGAGACCGCGCCCAGACAGACTGCCTCTCCTTCAAGCCTGTGATGTGCTGCGAAAAGACCTTGCACCCTTAGGGGTGCtcataaag ACGGATCTCGTTTTGAATGTTTTTAGGACAGAGGGACCAACTCCACATGGGAGATAA
- the irs2a gene encoding insulin receptor substrate 2a translates to MASPQTTGGHLLSNITNSSNNIKKYGYLKKQKHGHRRFFVLREPSEGFSARLEYYESEKKWRNKSAPKRLITLDSCLCVNKRADAKHKHLIALYTKDEYFAVAAENEQEQEDWYIVLTDLITEGKVYDSPASTSSLVGFEEANYGMITPATATYKEVWQVNLKSKGLGQSKNLTGVYRLCLSSRTISFVKLNSETAAVSLQLMNIRRCGHSDSFFFIEVGRSAVTGPGELWMQADDSVVAQNIHETILEAMKAMKELSEFRPRSKSQSASTNPISVPTRRNLNNLPPSQTGLVRRSRTDSIAATSPVRKFTSCRIRTASEGDGSMTRPVSMSISMSGSPTSTSSGQNHLSRSHTLSSGRTCRMLESASNLQHSRSMPVSNSPPSVCSPISLSPRAGNISTPDPVQRPFSCSASMSGSLSDAGFMLCEEYGSSPCDTKYLPITRSDTPDSLSSTPPSREANDPCGYMMMDRPNGSRRVGGGDFLASDKAYRKRTYSLTTPRQQRVPAQLSSASLDEYTLMRAAHADHNSQSASPKVSYPEDYGDVEIGSSSRSSSSNLGDDGYMPMTPGVAPPGGKADNYMPMSPMCVSAPKQIINPRVHSHPSPSGSSLEDSGYMRMWCGSKSSTESLDSRLPNGEYMNMSPGNPHPLQTPPDYFLGPLPGDPAAKPTHSASSLPRPSKAQASKTEESDQYVLMSPQSQRPVVGESDYYSVMGSAAQVAANNPSVPSPVRQIRVENLPHRGRIGRPNRLSLDTFRTLPSMNEHPLPGEPRSPGEYINIDFSGSKYSPPSASTESQSSSLGSSGSRRRSPLSDYMNVELGSHSPKTEHTPVGRLDTQPEPSMCPHPEETGEYHVSGKRGQECPTDKVKDDYTEMTFGMANTPPQLLPQMPASPSVREKRPSLEEQDVPGMGVFLLEAGPTMDPDRSAKVIRADPQGRRRHSSETFSSTATVTPVFPSFAHEVKRHSSVENISSRSSDGSDEECSGSPMSRKTSAGYQTGLNYIALNLLENRDMEPCEDLVGFKPTSSCKGGIHGLHATPYVCLGFKEAATTAKD, encoded by the exons ATGGCAAGTCCACAAACGACGGGAGGACACCTGTTATCGAATATAACTAATAGCAGTAATAATATCAAGAAATATGGATACCTAAAGAAACAGAAACATGGGCACAGGCGTTTCTTCGTGCTAAGAGAGCCAAGCGAGGGGTTTTCTGCACGGCTGGAATATTATGAGAGTGAGAAGAAATGGAGAAACAAGTCTGCTCCTAAACGACTGATAACTCTGGATTCTTGTCTGTGCGTAAACAAGCGCGCGGACGCAAAGCACAAACACCTAATCGCCCTTTACACCAAGGACGAATACTTTGCAGTGGCGGCTGAAAACGAACAGGAGCAAGAGGACTGGTATATAGTTTTAACAGATTTAATCACAGAGGGGAAAGTGTATGACAGCCCTGCGTCCACGTCCTCTCTAGTGGGATTCGAGGAGGCCAACTACGGTATGATTACGCCCGCAACCGCCACTTACAAGGAGGTATGGCAAGTCAATTTGAAATCTAAAGGGCTGGGTCAAAGCAAAAATTTGACAGGCGTCTACAGGCTATGTTTATCCAGTCGGACAATCAGCTTCGTGAAACTGAACTCGGAGACTGCGGCTGTCAGTTTGCAGCTAATGAATATTCGTAGATGCGGCCACTCAGATAGCTTCTTCTTCATCGAAGTGGGTAGGTCGGCGGTCACTGGCCCAGGCGAGCTTTGGATGCAAGCTGATGATTCCGTGGTTGCGCAAAACATCCACGAGACCATTTTGGAGGCAATGAAAGCCATGAAAGAGCTCTCGGAATTCAGACCGCGGAGTAAAAGTCAATCCGCCAGCACCAACCCAATATCAGTGCCCACACGACGCAACTTAAACAACTTGCCCCCTAGTCAGACAGGGCTGGTGAGGAGGTCAAGAACGGATAGCATTGCAGCCACCTCTCCTGTCAGAAAGTTCACCTCCTGTCGGATAAGAACGGCCAGTGAGGGAGACGGCAGCATGACCAGACCAGTCTCCATGTCAATATCCATGAGTGGAAGCCCCACCAGTACCAGTTCTGGCCAGAACCATCTGAGTCGATCTCACACCCTCAGCAGTGGCCGGACATGCAGAATGTTGGAGTCGGCCTCCAACCTCCAACACAGCAGGTCCATGCCCGTGTCCAATTCTCCGCCCTCGGTCTGCAGCCCcatcagcctctctcccagagccGGAAACATCTCCACCCCAGACCCGGTCCAGCGGCCATTCAGCTGCAGCGCCTCCATGTCGGGCTCCCTCAGCGATGCAGGCTTCATGCTTTGTGAAGAGTACGGGTCCAGCCCATGCGACACCAAGTACCTTCCCATCACGCGGAGCGACACCCCggactctctctccagcaccccccctTCCCGGGAGGCCAATGACCCGTGTGGCTACATGATGATGGACAGGCCAAATGGCAGCAGGCGCGTAGGCGGCGGTGACTTCCTGGCGTCCGACAAAGCCTACAGGAAGAGGACGTACTCGCTGACCACGCCGCGTCAGCAGAGGGTCCCGGCACAGCTGTCCTCCGCCTCGCTGGACGAATACACGCTGATGAGGGCGGCTCACGCCGACCACAATTCCCAATCCGCCTCCCCGAAAGTGTCTTACCCCGAGGACTACGGCGACGTCGAGATCGGCTCCTCGTCGAGGAGCTCCAGTAGCAACCTAGGAGATGACGGCTACATGCCCATGACACCGGGTGTGGCGCCGCCAGGCGGCAAGGCCGACAACTACATGCCCATGAGCCCCATGTGTGTTTCGGCTCCCAAGCAGATCATCAACCCCAGGGTGCACTCGCACCCCTCCCCCAGCGGAAGCTCTCTGGAAGACAGTGGCTACATGAGGATGTGGTGCGGCTCCAAGTCCTCCACCGAGAGCCTGGACAGCCGCTTGCCAAATGGCGAATACATGAACATGTCACCCGGCAACCCGCACCCTCTTCAGACCCCGCCTGACTACTTCCTGGGCCCGCTTCCTGGAGATCCGGCCGCGAAGCCCACTCACTCCGCCAGCTCGCTGCCGCGGCCGTCAAAAGCGCAGGCCTCCAAGACTGAGGAGAGCGACCAGTATGTTCTGATGAGTCCCCAGAGCCAGAGGCCGGTGGTGGGGGAGTCTGACTACTACTCTGTGATGGGCAGTGCAGCTCAGGTGGCAGCTAACAACCCTTCAGTTCCCTCCCCCGTcaggcagatcagagtggagaACCTGCCACATCGGGGGAGGATTGGGAGACCCAACAGGCTGTCTCTGGACACTTTCCGGACCCTGCCCAGCATGAACGAGCACCCACTGCCCGGGGAACCCAGGAGCCCAGGAGAATACATCAACATAGACTTCAGTGGGAGCAAGTACTCCCCACCCTCAGCCTCAACTGAGAGCCAGTCTTCATCCTTGGGTTCCAGTGGCAGTAGGAGAAGGTCTCCTCTCTCGGATTACATGAATGTGGAGCTCGGCTCCCACTCACCCAAGACGGAGCACACTCCTGTGGGACGGTtggacacacagccagagccctCCATGTGCCCCCACCCAGAGGAGACCGGAGAGTACCATGTCAGTGGGAAGAGAGGGCAAGAGTGCCCAACTGACAAAGTCAAAGATGACTACACTGAGATGACATTTGGCATGgccaacacacctccacagctCCTCCCTCAGATGCCAGCAAG CCCCAGTGTCCGGGAAAAGAGACCatccctggaggagcaggatgtCCCAGGTATGGGGGTGTTCCTGCTGGAGGCTGGCcccacaatggacccagaccgaTCTGCCAAGGTGATCCGGGCCGACCCCCAGGGTCGCAGAAGGCACAGCTCCGAAACGTTCTCCTCCACCGCCACCGTCACGCCCGTGTTTCCCTCCTTCGCCCATGAGGTCAAGCGCCACAGCTCGGTGGAGAACATCTCGTCCCGGAGCAGCGACGGCTCAGACGAGGAGTGCTCTGGCAGCCCCATGAGCAGGAAGACCTCGGCGGGCTACCAGACCGGACTCAACTACATCGCCTTGAACCTACTGGAGAACAGGGACATGGAGCCGTGCGAGGACCTGGTCGGCTTCAAACCCACCAGCAGCTGCAAGGGAGGCATCCATGGATTACATGCCACACCGTATGTCTGCTTGGGATTCAAGGAGGCGGCAACCACTGCCAAAG ATTGA